From the Kazachstania africana CBS 2517 chromosome 12, complete genome genome, the window ACAGTCCAGGTGACTAACATGTTCAACGAggcaaagaaagaattagGTATCTTGAAAAGACAAGCCGTGATCTCGCAGATGTACACTTTTGACAAGACTGTCGTCGAACCAACTCTCAAATTAAATCATACTCAGTAATATTAAACTCTCTACCTCTATGTAAATATACACAACACCATTAATTAATATAGAAATCTATCCATTCATCTCTTCCTTTCTTCTACTCATTTTgacttttcaatattaacCAGCATCCGTTCGTAATGATGATCGATGTCCtaatatgaaattttgatcgTCTTCTTGGCATCATCTCTCgagtgaaaaaatataaaaaaaaaccaTGTTGGTAAATTTTGGGCTAAACTCATCGCATTTCTATTGTAAGTAAGTACCTCTCCATCACTTCCTCAGTCATGTCTACTACTATCAAGAGGAAAAATTGTGACGAACAAGATGTCACTAAAAATGTTAATGctaagaaaattattctAGAAGATGctaaaattaaagatttaTTCAATGCAAAGATATGGgatccaaaatttcaacaggaattacaaaatcaaGTCACCGATGCTCAACCTTTCAGTTGGGGGTTCATCTCCGATTTGGTAGACGATCAATTATTACGTAACGTCAGAAAAGAAATCGAAAGtgaaattcaattcaatcaaaatgAAACTGATATTTATAAAGTCAATCAAAGTGGTGATCTAGCAAATCTGGCTGGTTTAGATTGGAATGACTTATCAAGattaccaaatttattcaaattgcGTCAAATCTTATATTCCAAACAATACAGAAATGTCATTTCAAAAGTCACTCAATGTGGTGATTTATCTTCCAAGAAAATGGATATGAGTATCAACACTTACACTAAAGGCTGTCATCTATTAAATCACGACGATGTCGTCGGGTCCAGAAGAGTCAGTTGGATCCTTTACTTGCCGGATCCTGACAGAAAATGGAAACCTCATTATGGTGGTGGTTTGAGATTATTTCCTACTGTAGCCAAGAATATTCCCTCTCCAGATCATTGTGCCAAATTCGTACCACAATTTAATCAAATCGCTTTCTTTAAAGTTAAACCAGGTTACTCCTTCCATGATGTCGAAGAAGTTAAAGTCGACAAACATAGATTATCTATCCAAGGTTGGTACCATATTCCTCAAGAAGGTGAAGAAGGCTTCATTCCAGGCGAAGAAGATAAATGGGTCTCTACAAACAATGCTACTCTTTCTTTAGTTCAATCTGACGCTTTAAAACAATATGAGTTCCCAAAGGATGAAAGAATTCCATTGTCCAACGACGAAATTTCACAATTAAtcaatttaaatgaaaatatcgATCAAAATATTACTAAACTTTTCACAGAAcaagaattaaatgaattgaagaatttcaTCTCTATGGAACATTTATCTGAAGATggtttaaagaaattacaaGAACAATTCTTGGAAAATTCAACCATATCAGtggaaaatttcttaaataGAGAAAAATCTGAAACTCTAAAACAATTAATTAAAAACgcagaattgaatgaacaAGTCCCAATGACCA encodes:
- the TPA1 gene encoding oxidative DNA demethylase (similar to Saccharomyces cerevisiae TPA1 (YER049W); ancestral locus Anc_7.220) translates to MSTTIKRKNCDEQDVTKNVNAKKIILEDAKIKDLFNAKIWDPKFQQELQNQVTDAQPFSWGFISDLVDDQLLRNVRKEIESEIQFNQNETDIYKVNQSGDLANLAGLDWNDLSRLPNLFKLRQILYSKQYRNVISKVTQCGDLSSKKMDMSINTYTKGCHLLNHDDVVGSRRVSWILYLPDPDRKWKPHYGGGLRLFPTVAKNIPSPDHCAKFVPQFNQIAFFKVKPGYSFHDVEEVKVDKHRLSIQGWYHIPQEGEEGFIPGEEDKWVSTNNATLSLVQSDALKQYEFPKDERIPLSNDEISQLINLNENIDQNITKLFTEQELNELKNFISMEHLSEDGLKKLQEQFLENSTISVENFLNREKSETLKQLIKNAELNEQVPMTTKEVSGPWDTARPPHKWLFMYLNEQEKQNIKKEVDVQLFEISKFVKGVPFKKFIAYITNLIPAGEEVIVRRFRPGSDYTLADTLQFEKNRSEDLLDYLLEGCLCLTLFDGWDDGTLGGYEMCINNDEDDGDDQEEYGRDEGDNILINKPASWNSFNLVLRDANVLEFVKYVSWNAKGSRWDIKMNWDIKDSGDDDDSEN